A region of the Candidatus Eisenbacteria bacterium genome:
GCGGGAGCGCGCGTGCCTCGACGATGGACGCAAAACCGCATGTCTTATGGGTGCTGTCGCAAAACGGCTTGTTCGAGGACTGACCACACCGACATAAGGAGATCATCGTGCGCCCGGCCAGATCGAACGGCCTCCCTTCCTGATCGACGATCGTGAAATCCCCCTCGACTCGGATCGAGCCATTGTTTCGAATCGTGATGGTGGCTCCCGGCATGAATCCTCCTGGTCGTGCGCGCGATCCCGGGGGCGGGTGACCGCCGCCACGGGGAATGGATTCAGTATAAACGCTTTCGGGAGTAGTTCGTCTGGTTTCGCATGGGCTCGCGTAGGTTCGTGCAGTTCCCCTAGACGCGCCCGGGCCAGCGGGTTCCCGAAGCTACCGGGGGGGCGACGTGGTTCGCTCAGGTTCGTCAGGTTTCGCCCTAGGTTCGCCCAGGAAAGCTCTCGGTTAAGCAGTCGATTTCGAGATTTCTGATGCCCGAACGGTTATATCCTTAAAGGAGTTTCTGAGGCGCATTGCGCCCACGAGCTCCAATCGCTCGCTTTTCCCCGATCTCCCCGTTGTTGCGTTCGTGGGAGGGTCGGCGGACGGCATTCTCCTATCCGTCCCCCATCGGGGAAACGGGGCGAGTCTTCATGGGAGGGTCGTCCGATGTATGCCCGAATTCCGGTCGCCCTGGCTATTCTTTTGCTCTTCATCCTCGCAGGGGCCACGAATTCGGAAGCAGCACCGTCCGCCGCGGATCGAGCAAACGAGGTCACGCTCGCGCAGAGTCCCTCGGAGCGCGCGCGAGCCGTGAGCGCCCCGGTCCTGTTCGCGCCCGCGCCGATGTCCGTTCCGCAAGGGACGACCGCGGACCAGTACCTCTACGCGACGGACGGGGACGGAGACCCGATCACCTTTTCCAAGACCTTCGGCCCGTCCTACATGACCGTAACCACGATCTATCCGAGCCACGGCTACGCCACGGGAAACGTGCACCTCGCGCCCTCCTTCGATGACGTGGGCACGGCAACCGGGGGGATCGCGGCGAGCGACGGGTCCTCCACCTCTACCGCGACGCTGGACATCACGGTGACCCCCAACAGGGCGCCGATCCTGGACCAGCCGTCCCCGATGAGCGGAGGGGCGGGCCAGACGATCGAGCAGACCCTGACCGCGAGCGATCCCGACCGGAATCTCCTCTCCTTTTCCAAGGTATCCGGCCCCGCGTATATGTCGGTCCAGACGCTCGAAGCCTCGCCGAGCGGGGCGACGGGTCTCGTTCGTCTGTCCCCTAGCGCCTCGGATATTGGATCGAG
Encoded here:
- a CDS encoding CDGSH iron-sulfur domain-containing protein, giving the protein MPGATITIRNNGSIRVEGDFTIVDQEGRPFDLAGRTMISLCRCGQSSNKPFCDSTHKTCGFASIVEARALPPPAPKPA